AATTCACCCCATTTTTCAAAGCCAAATTTTAAAAATAGCCTAAGAGTTTCTTCATTTTCACTAAATATTAGAGCGATAATTTTTTTAAATTTAGCCTCTTTGCCTCATCTAGACTTTGACTTAAAAGCTGCTTACCAATACCCATGTCAAGAGCCTTTTTAGCTACATAGATGCTTATTTCTACACTTATTTTGTAAGCTATTTTAGGATTAAAATCACTAATAAAACATCAGCCTAAAATTTCGCCATTTTCTTTATATACAAAAATTAGGCGAGAGTTGTTATGGGCTTTAAACCAAGACTCTTGCTAACTAGCCGAATATTAGCAGTCGTAGTTTTTTAAAATGTACTAGTTATAAATTTGAGCAACCATTAAGATTGCTCAAATTTATTCGATCAAGTCTAACCTTTTTTAGCAGCTTGATAGACTGGCTCAAGCTTTGCTGCGATCTCTTTTAAGTCCTTGATCCTGCTCTCATTTGATGGGTGTGTGCTTAAAATTTCAGGCACCTTTCCGCCACTCATCTTGCTCATTTTTACCCAGACTTCGACCGCCTCTTTTGGATCGTATCCAGCTCTTGCCATTAGCTCAGTACCGATGTGATCAGCCTCGGTCTCATGCGAGCGAGAAAACGGCAGAGATATGGTGTATTCGCTAGCTAAATTTAAAGCATTAGCTCCAAGATCGCCAAGGCCAGTAGCTGTGGCTATTGCAAAGATGCCTATGCTTTTCATCTGATCAGCACTTGCTTGCTCCCTGCTGTGCTCCCTAAGAGCGTGTGCGATCTCGTGTCCCATGACCGCAGCTAGCTGTGCATCTGTTAAATTTAGCCTTTTTATGATGCCACTATAAACGACTATCCTTCCCCCTGGCATACACCAAGCATTTAGCGTATCCTCGTTAATAACATTTACTTGCCACTTCCATTTTAGAGCGTCATCTCTAAAAACACCAGTTTGAGCGATGAGCCTTTTAGCGATATCTTGAACTCTTTTTGTAAGGATTGGATCGACATTTAGCTCGCCTTTACTTCTAGCAGCTGTTAGCGTCTTGACGTAGGCTTGGGCCGAGCTTTGCTCCATAGCTTCTGATGAGACTAACATAAATTGCTTACGATCAGCACCAACAACGCCTGCTTTTGTAACGCTTGAGCAGCCAGTGAAGAGCAAACTAGTCGCTAACAATGTAAGTAAAAATTTTTTCATTTTTATCCTTTTTGGACTAAAATTTTGCGTATTATAGCCTGAGTTAGATATGTATTGTTAAACGAGGGGGAAATTTAATTTTTGGAGCTGAAACGGCTTGCAAATTTTAAAATTTGTCAGAAATTTTCTAAAATAAAACGCATGCAGTGCGCCAGCACGATTGCATGCCACTCCTAACGTGCGAGGGGTTTAGGGGATTTAAAAAGGGGGATAAGGGGACGGCTTCGTAATTCAAGTCCCCTTATCTCCCTTTTAAATAAAAAGAAATTTACGAATTTAATAAAGCTATTTTACAAATTTTAAAATTCCATTCACTCGCAAGAATTGACTACTAAAATTTGGCTTCGCTTATAGCTTAGCTCAAATTTTAGAGCCGAAATTACTCGCTAATGAAATTTTAAAATTTACTAGAGTTTATTTGGTATGTAAATTTAACCCCTACGCTTTGTAGTTTATATTTCTCTCAAACTCTCTCAAACGTTTATTTACGGATCTTAACTCTGTTATTGTCGTCCAGTTATCGATAAAGACGCTAAAACTCTCTCTAACTTGAGAAAAAGCATTGCTAGCTTGTATAAGCACACCAAGCGTTATAACGCCGCTAAATAGGCCATTTCCCATGATGACATAAGGTACGATGACAAGAATTTGTGAAAAAGAGATGAGCCAAAGATTAAAGTAGCCATAGTGCAAAAATAGTTTGTAATAATTTAACTTTACGCCCATAAAAAGCTCTAGCATGACGTTTGGCTGGCAAAATTTAGACTTATCGTCTTCGCCGTAAACTAGCTCTTTTCTAAACGCCGCTTCTGCTTTTTGATTGTTATACTCGATATGCGGGAGTTTAATACCAACAAACCACGAAATAATAAGACCACCGATGCTAATTATTAAAGCGATATAAACAAGCGAGCCTTCGATATCTTTGATGTAAGGCAAACTCACGCTCTTACTTAGCTCCCAAAGCACTGGTATAAAGGCAATTAGCGTCATGATCGCCCTTAAAACCTGCACACCAAGGCTTTCCATTATTTTGGCAAAGCGGTAGACATCTTCTTGGATACGCTGCGAACTGCCTTCGATGTCACTTTTGCAGTTTTGCCAAAATTTTAGATATCTAAACGTCATAGCCTCTCTCCAGCGAAAGACCCAGTGGCTAGCAAAAAACGAGATCACAGTGTAAGTCACGACGTAAGGCATAGCGATTTTTATAAAGTTAAAAATTTCTCGCCAAAACTCACTTACATCATGATCTTTTGAGTTTTGCACGATGTCGTAGAAATTTTTATACCACTCGTTTATACGGACATTTAGGTGCGTTTGATAGATAAGAAGCAAGATGATAAATATCGCTCCGCCATAAGCCCAGAGTGCCCATTTTTTATCTTTAAAAAATGATGAAAACATAAAGTGCCTTTTGTAAATTTTGGCGAATTATAGCAAGCAATATTAAGCATTTATATAAAATTTAAATGTGAGCTATATCATTTTGCAAATTTTACGTAAAGGAAAATGATGAAGAAATTAGCATTTTTGGCTCTTGGCTTTTTTGCAACATTTGCGTTCGCGGCTGATATGAAGGTCTATAAAAGCCCAACTTGTGGATGTTGTACTAGCTGGGGTGAGGCGATGCAGAAAGCTGGATTTAGCGAAGAGACCATCAAAGTAGATGATATAGCAAAAGTTAAGAAAGAATTTAACGTGCCGCTAGAGCTTTCAAGCTGCCATACAGCAATCATCGATGGATATATCATAGAAGGTCACGTTCCAGCTGACGAGGTAAAACGCCTACTAGAGCTTAAGCCAAAAGACGTAGTTGGTATCGCAGTACCTGGCATGCCGATGGAGAGCCAAGGTATGGAGCAAGGCAGTAAAGCTGAGCAATACGATGTTATTTTATTTAAAAAAGATGGCTCACAAGAAATTTTTGCCACTTACATCGGCACAAAAAAACTAAGATAACTTCAAAAATTTTTAAATTTAGCTCATCTTTTTTAGCGAGCTAAATTTAAAAAGAAATTCCTTT
This genomic stretch from Campylobacter concisus ATCC 51562 harbors:
- a CDS encoding GNAT family N-acetyltransferase; the encoded protein is MGIGKQLLSQSLDEAKRLNLKKLSL
- a CDS encoding DUF411 domain-containing protein; its protein translation is MKKLAFLALGFFATFAFAADMKVYKSPTCGCCTSWGEAMQKAGFSEETIKVDDIAKVKKEFNVPLELSSCHTAIIDGYIIEGHVPADEVKRLLELKPKDVVGIAVPGMPMESQGMEQGSKAEQYDVILFKKDGSQEIFATYIGTKKLR
- a CDS encoding putative transporter, with translation MFSSFFKDKKWALWAYGGAIFIILLLIYQTHLNVRINEWYKNFYDIVQNSKDHDVSEFWREIFNFIKIAMPYVVTYTVISFFASHWVFRWREAMTFRYLKFWQNCKSDIEGSSQRIQEDVYRFAKIMESLGVQVLRAIMTLIAFIPVLWELSKSVSLPYIKDIEGSLVYIALIISIGGLIISWFVGIKLPHIEYNNQKAEAAFRKELVYGEDDKSKFCQPNVMLELFMGVKLNYYKLFLHYGYFNLWLISFSQILVIVPYVIMGNGLFSGVITLGVLIQASNAFSQVRESFSVFIDNWTTITELRSVNKRLREFERNINYKA
- a CDS encoding M48 family metallopeptidase, giving the protein MKKFLLTLLATSLLFTGCSSVTKAGVVGADRKQFMLVSSEAMEQSSAQAYVKTLTAARSKGELNVDPILTKRVQDIAKRLIAQTGVFRDDALKWKWQVNVINEDTLNAWCMPGGRIVVYSGIIKRLNLTDAQLAAVMGHEIAHALREHSREQASADQMKSIGIFAIATATGLGDLGANALNLASEYTISLPFSRSHETEADHIGTELMARAGYDPKEAVEVWVKMSKMSGGKVPEILSTHPSNESRIKDLKEIAAKLEPVYQAAKKG